The Acetivibrio cellulolyticus CD2 genome has a segment encoding these proteins:
- a CDS encoding DUF3810 domain-containing protein, producing the protein MGLKKSFKKLCFVLLIPLGIILVYLSTLSLALVERVYSSGIYRIIAAPLNLISGLFPFSLAEILLIGLIVLVISKFIHLIIKLFKTPRQAKQLFLDSLINIVAFISILYFSFVVIWGLNYQRVPFSQIAGLDIQPASVEELASVCKRLATQANELRKYVSEDENGVMTLPAGKQDALKRAYKGYENAAKAYPEFKGIYARPKGVLLSEVMSYLGIEGIYSPFTGEANVNTSILDAPFPFTACHEMAHQRGFSREDEANYISYIACRYHPDKDFQYSGMLYALIYTSNALYENDATSYSELRSNYSEGIIRDLNAINQYWRKYETPVQDFSSSVNDTYLKANRQEDGVKSYGRMVDLLIAEYRKSANQ; encoded by the coding sequence ATGGGACTAAAAAAGAGCTTTAAAAAATTGTGTTTCGTACTTCTTATACCATTAGGCATTATACTGGTTTACCTTTCAACATTATCTTTAGCATTGGTTGAAAGAGTATATTCCTCAGGAATTTACAGAATTATTGCCGCTCCACTGAACCTTATTTCAGGACTTTTTCCCTTTTCCCTGGCTGAAATACTTCTAATTGGCTTAATTGTACTAGTAATATCAAAATTTATTCATCTAATAATCAAACTTTTCAAAACACCCCGCCAAGCAAAACAGCTTTTTCTTGATTCGCTTATCAATATTGTGGCCTTTATCAGTATATTATATTTTTCCTTCGTTGTCATATGGGGATTAAACTACCAAAGGGTCCCTTTTTCTCAAATAGCAGGACTGGACATTCAACCGGCATCAGTTGAGGAACTTGCAAGTGTATGTAAAAGACTAGCAACCCAGGCTAATGAGCTCAGAAAATACGTAAGCGAAGATGAGAATGGTGTAATGACACTTCCAGCAGGTAAACAAGACGCATTAAAACGCGCATATAAGGGGTATGAAAACGCTGCTAAAGCGTATCCTGAGTTTAAAGGAATTTATGCCAGACCTAAAGGCGTTCTTTTATCTGAAGTTATGTCCTATCTAGGCATAGAAGGCATATATTCGCCCTTTACCGGAGAAGCAAATGTAAATACATCTATACTTGACGCTCCATTCCCTTTTACAGCTTGCCATGAAATGGCACATCAGAGAGGCTTTTCAAGAGAAGACGAAGCAAATTACATATCTTATATTGCCTGTAGATATCATCCCGATAAGGATTTTCAATATTCAGGAATGTTATATGCTTTAATCTACACCTCCAATGCCCTCTATGAAAATGATGCCACTAGCTATTCTGAACTCAGAAGCAACTACTCAGAAGGAATAATAAGAGACCTTAATGCAATAAATCAATACTGGCGAAAATATGAAACACCTGTACAGGATTTCTCCTCATCAGTAAATGATACTTATCTTAAAGCAAACAGGCAAGAGGATGGAGTAAAAAGTTACGGAAGAATGGTTGACCTGTTAATTGCTGAGTATAGAAAATCGGCTAACCAATAG
- a CDS encoding DUF7847 domain-containing protein, with product MKYLEKAFNFFGKYYLLAIPLFIAIVIPSIIGVALGLPQKTKELSDLITQNPAMFQSNPWEYMGVSQSLFPIYGIMSVASFILMIIAYPSTYGMVSKALSTGNADLGDFLPELKKNIGKYILYGLSLLAIYFGIGIAATILFVILGVVTVASRVIGILLIVLFVLAFIAFLLAFAFLTALWFASMVDDGLGVVDGFKKSFSVAKSYFWSIVGISLLVWIGSAFGGGILSGIFSFIPVISYTFSSGVSALAQFILIVFYFEVYRDKTGKNDYMVENQNPISETPGDYL from the coding sequence ATGAAATATTTAGAGAAAGCATTTAATTTTTTTGGTAAGTATTATTTATTAGCGATACCGCTATTTATTGCAATTGTTATACCATCTATTATAGGCGTTGCTTTAGGTTTGCCGCAGAAAACGAAGGAGTTAAGCGATTTAATAACACAAAACCCTGCAATGTTCCAGAGTAATCCTTGGGAATATATGGGGGTGTCCCAATCGTTGTTTCCTATATATGGCATTATGAGTGTTGCATCCTTTATTCTAATGATAATTGCTTACCCATCAACTTATGGTATGGTAAGCAAAGCATTGTCCACTGGCAATGCAGATTTGGGTGACTTTTTACCGGAATTGAAAAAAAACATCGGAAAGTATATCCTATATGGATTAAGCTTACTGGCGATATATTTTGGTATAGGGATTGCTGCAACGATATTATTCGTAATTCTTGGAGTTGTTACAGTAGCATCAAGAGTTATTGGAATTCTTTTAATAGTTTTGTTTGTTTTAGCATTTATTGCATTTCTTTTAGCTTTTGCATTTTTAACTGCTTTGTGGTTCGCATCTATGGTTGATGATGGACTAGGTGTTGTTGATGGTTTTAAAAAGTCATTTTCAGTGGCGAAATCATATTTTTGGTCTATAGTAGGAATATCGTTATTGGTTTGGATAGGAAGTGCATTTGGAGGCGGTATTTTATCAGGAATTTTTTCTTTCATTCCGGTTATCTCATATACTTTTTCATCAGGTGTGTCAGCTTTGGCTCAATTTATACTTATAGTGTTTTATTTTGAAGTTTACAGAGACAAGACAGGTAAGAATGATTATATGGTTGAAAACCAAAACCCTATTTCTGAAACTCCAGGTGATTACCTCTAA
- a CDS encoding GH36-type glycosyl hydrolase domain-containing protein, with product MQDYINLYLIAVLILLVFTFWLIFSKSKDEKIKIRDASLTSDELEAHAREMAYDHAVSKKLNLFNWPVPRMNENYRYILSVYKALNEDMQKGIGTTPAAEWLLDNFYIIEEQVKGVRKDLTKEYYSRLPMLRSGQLKGYARIYTVALELVSHTDGRIDEKVLLNYINAYQSHNVLANRELWALAIMIKLALIENIRYICQTIEESQNQRRKVEEILSAAKCEEGIDIKKLIQNIEVELKGQYQVNSAFIEHLAYKLRKMGRAYSHVLRHIDDILDINGTNVDSITHKEHSEQTVRKGSIGNCIISLKFISSSNWVDIFEALSKVEDVLRSDPNGTYNLMDLSSKNYYRKRIEELALDFDVSEKHVANKVVDLATRVLESIEDKNNVKCKRGCHVGYYIIGEGLKELEKEIGSKKTFAKRMAGLIKRSPLTLYIGSVSILTILISALFSSYIFNGVPKFKGVLAAIGVLAVLVPATEVSINFINWILNHVFKPSFFPRIELKDSIPNEYSTMVVIPALLPDEKRAVELINNLEVYYLSNRENNLYFALAGDYKDSAKKDMENDGKIISAALDRIKELNKKYCKDSNDIFYFFHRHRQYNDRQKKWMGWERKRGALVEFNDMLLGSKKTSYSVTSTNISLIPKVKYVITLDADTILPLGTAKKLVGTMVHPLNLPEIDEEKGIVISGYGLMQPRIGFDIESVNKSLFSRIFAGEEGRDPYASAVSDVYQDLFGEGIFTGKGIYDIDVFQKLLANAIPENTVLSHDLLEGSYIRAGLVTDLELIDGYPSKYNSYAMRLHRWVRGDWQLLPWLRNNIRNRSGKLVKNPLSMVSRWKIIDNLRRSLIAPSLILLVALGFSIFPGNTDLWIGILLFINYFPFILSGIDYLVYKPLRVILSRRYTPVICGLKAAFLQITLQFLFLPYQAYLMVNAITITLARVLITKRNMLEWVTALDAEKTLKNSLKSYVIKMRTGVIEAIVLLGIALLFKQQSVIPAFIISVAWLLSPFVAYKVSREEIKTVYPISNEDLLELRAVARKTWRYYEEFVNNKNNYLAPDNYQEDPPNGIAYRTSPTNIGLGMLAALCARDFGYIGTDEMYKIVKRTVSTIEKMDKWNGHLYNWYDTRTLNTLRPRYISTVDSGNFVCYLITLKEGLIEYLNRPLIEKVLVNGIKDTVNLSGKETDGVFLETDELDDFAKSFDETGRFDLALWSKALDRIVQNQRDKARKINAWSRKVDYMVSNFKEELRNYYSWSYLLFEVPEELKNGSHKNEIEKPIKAIFDLLKVNVALVKLPEHYRVINIEIDKLNKNIAKNKESSFVNIKNWLDRLKHELEKSAQNVEQIISNYRYLIDRIDKISCETEFIHLYDNKKQLFSIGYNIEENSLTNSYYDLLASEARQTSYIAIARGEVDAQHWFKLGRTLTRIDRYKGMISWSGTMFEYLMPLLIMKSVKNTLLDETYSFVLRSQKKYAKQRNVPWGTSESGFYSFDIKLDYQYKAFGVPWLGLKRGLAEDMVVAPYSTMLALPVDPHDSVRNLKKLAAEGANGPYGYYEAIDYTPERLPIGSKYGIVKSYMAHHQGMSILALNNYLNGNIMQRRFHNDPVVDAAKLLLQEKVPTNILFTKENKERILPFTDVTFDVEDSYREYDMPDYVLPKAHILSNGSYSVMLTDRGTGYSRSNLFDVTRWREDITLDNYGVFFYVRNTNTNEVWSSAYAPVSKRPDKYKVTFTSGMAKYHRKDGDIDTVTEVVVSSGDNAEIRRVTFVNHGSEACVLEVSSYFELVLTQHGADVAHPAFSNLFIRTQFIPELNCLIASRRPRSENDKTMWAVNVLTLEGEALGGIQYETDRFKFIGRGRDVSDPQALEPSKPLSNSVGAVLDPIMGIRYMIRIDPGKTAKLNFIVALAESREAVLEIASKYSNHDIIPEEFNLAATRSRVEARYLNLKTSEIEFYQELISHILFISPAQRLRQECIINNTKGQPALWPYGISGDIPIVLVKLEKTDEIDIIYEILKAHEYWKYKNLKVDLVILNEEENSYTNPLNGLIADILSASHAHDMINKPGGVFVLRESNLPKEDVNLICAAARIVLSGNAGDLKEQLNVKLDNKLPELKVYKEVPKEYDHKSGEEVDLQFYNGIGGFNKDGKEYEIFLKNGASTPLPWSNVISNPKFGFLVTESGSGYTWHENSRENKLTPWSNDPVSDTPGEIIYLSDDATGEIWNITPLPIRENGTYTVIHGFGYSIFRHSAHGFEQELTQFVPVNENIKLSLVKLKNVSDSSRVISLYYYIRPVLGVNDQVTASHISTQKHESGAILIRNTYNEEFYGRVAFVDTSAKERTFTCDRKEFFGGSTLSDPPGIRRAKLTETAGAGFDPCTVICSVLSFKPGEEKEIVFTLGEEKSIKTAEALIFKYRKKDEVKKALKEVEKFWKEKLESLQFSTPDRAMDYMLNGWLLYQALSCRMWTRTGFYQSGGAYGFRDQLQDCLSIAHIMPEITREQILLHSKHQFVEGDVQHWWHEEKYKGTRTRFSDDLLWMPYVAAEYIRITGDTDILKVETPFLEDEPLKDFEDESYRVPRISNQISSIYDHCIRAIERSLKFGDHGIPLIGSGDWNDGMNTVGNKGRGESVWLGWFLYSILMKFAPICRDMGEEDRAERYISIAKDIARSIEENAWDGNWYRRAYFDNGHPLGSIQNSECQIDSLAQSWAVISGAGDRDRINTAMNALENYLIKRDEGLIKLLTPPFDEGDLEPGYIKSYVPGVRENGGQYTHAASWVVMAVALLGDGDKASELFGLLNPINHAKTYMEYSKYKVEPYVLAADVYSVEPHTGRGGWTWYTGAAGWMYRVGMEYILGFKKNGDGLSIDPCIPKGWTGFDIKYKYKDTFYRIAVKNPDGVNKGIRKIIVDEKELNRSIIELIDDKKEHSVEVIMGRE from the coding sequence ATGCAAGATTACATAAATCTATATTTGATTGCTGTTCTGATTTTATTAGTTTTTACCTTTTGGCTAATTTTTTCAAAATCTAAAGATGAAAAGATTAAAATACGTGATGCTTCACTTACAAGTGATGAACTTGAGGCACATGCAAGAGAAATGGCATATGATCATGCTGTTTCAAAGAAACTTAATCTGTTTAATTGGCCTGTACCAAGAATGAATGAAAATTATAGATATATTTTATCTGTTTATAAAGCTTTAAATGAAGATATGCAAAAGGGGATTGGAACAACACCTGCAGCAGAGTGGCTTCTTGATAATTTTTATATTATTGAGGAGCAGGTAAAGGGTGTAAGGAAGGATCTGACAAAGGAATATTATTCACGGCTGCCTATGCTGAGATCGGGGCAATTAAAAGGTTATGCAAGAATATATACTGTTGCCCTCGAACTTGTATCACATACGGATGGAAGGATTGACGAAAAAGTACTTCTGAACTATATAAATGCATATCAATCCCACAATGTCCTTGCAAATAGGGAATTGTGGGCACTTGCTATAATGATTAAGCTTGCATTGATTGAGAATATAAGATATATATGTCAAACAATAGAAGAATCTCAGAATCAAAGGCGTAAGGTTGAAGAGATTCTCTCTGCAGCAAAATGTGAAGAGGGCATAGATATTAAGAAGCTTATTCAAAACATTGAGGTTGAACTTAAGGGACAGTATCAGGTCAACTCAGCTTTTATTGAGCATTTGGCTTATAAGCTCAGGAAGATGGGAAGAGCATATTCACACGTTTTACGTCATATTGATGATATTCTTGATATAAACGGAACAAATGTGGATTCTATTACTCATAAGGAGCATAGTGAGCAGACAGTAAGGAAGGGATCAATAGGAAACTGTATAATTAGCTTGAAATTTATTTCTTCCAGTAATTGGGTGGACATTTTTGAGGCATTGAGCAAGGTAGAGGATGTTCTTAGGTCTGATCCAAATGGGACATACAATCTAATGGACCTCTCATCAAAGAACTACTATAGAAAGAGAATAGAAGAGTTAGCTCTTGATTTTGATGTTTCAGAAAAACATGTTGCAAACAAGGTTGTTGATCTGGCAACAAGGGTGTTGGAAAGTATTGAAGATAAAAACAATGTAAAATGTAAGAGGGGTTGTCATGTAGGCTACTACATTATTGGAGAGGGATTAAAGGAACTTGAGAAGGAAATTGGCAGTAAAAAAACTTTTGCTAAAAGAATGGCAGGATTAATAAAAAGAAGTCCATTGACTCTATACATTGGATCAGTAAGTATATTGACTATTTTAATAAGTGCGCTGTTTTCCAGCTATATATTTAATGGAGTTCCTAAGTTCAAAGGTGTTCTTGCTGCAATCGGTGTTCTGGCTGTATTGGTACCTGCAACTGAAGTTTCAATAAATTTTATTAACTGGATATTAAACCATGTATTCAAACCTTCGTTTTTTCCAAGGATTGAACTCAAGGACAGTATACCTAATGAGTATAGTACTATGGTAGTTATTCCTGCATTACTCCCGGACGAGAAGAGAGCAGTAGAACTGATTAATAATCTTGAGGTATATTATTTGTCAAACCGGGAAAATAACCTGTATTTTGCGCTTGCAGGGGACTATAAGGATTCTGCCAAAAAGGATATGGAGAATGACGGGAAGATAATTAGTGCAGCTTTAGATAGGATAAAGGAACTAAACAAGAAGTATTGCAAGGATAGTAATGATATATTTTACTTCTTTCATAGACATAGGCAGTATAATGACAGGCAAAAAAAATGGATGGGATGGGAGAGAAAAAGAGGTGCTCTTGTTGAGTTTAACGATATGCTTTTAGGTTCAAAGAAGACAAGCTATAGCGTAACTTCAACCAATATCTCATTGATCCCTAAGGTAAAATACGTTATTACCCTGGATGCAGACACTATTTTACCTTTAGGTACAGCTAAAAAATTAGTAGGAACTATGGTGCATCCATTAAATTTGCCTGAAATAGATGAAGAAAAAGGGATAGTAATCAGTGGCTATGGACTTATGCAGCCGAGAATAGGTTTTGATATTGAAAGTGTTAATAAATCTCTCTTTTCCAGAATTTTTGCAGGTGAGGAGGGACGGGACCCTTATGCCAGTGCTGTGTCTGATGTTTACCAGGACTTGTTTGGTGAGGGAATCTTTACAGGTAAAGGTATTTATGATATTGACGTATTTCAAAAATTGTTGGCTAATGCAATACCTGAAAACACAGTACTTAGCCATGACCTGCTTGAGGGGTCATACATAAGGGCTGGATTGGTAACCGATTTAGAGCTTATCGACGGATACCCGTCAAAATATAATTCCTACGCTATGAGACTTCATCGGTGGGTAAGAGGTGATTGGCAGCTTTTGCCATGGCTTAGGAATAATATTAGAAATAGGTCAGGTAAACTTGTAAAAAATCCATTATCTATGGTATCTAGATGGAAGATAATTGATAACCTCAGAAGAAGCTTGATTGCGCCTTCTCTTATATTGCTTGTTGCCCTCGGCTTTAGTATATTTCCGGGAAATACAGACTTATGGATTGGAATTTTGCTGTTTATTAACTATTTCCCGTTCATTTTGTCGGGTATAGACTATCTGGTATATAAACCGCTTAGAGTTATACTTTCCAGAAGATATACACCGGTTATTTGCGGGTTGAAAGCGGCCTTTTTGCAGATAACATTGCAGTTTTTATTTTTGCCGTATCAGGCGTATCTTATGGTGAATGCAATAACAATTACTCTAGCTAGAGTGCTTATTACCAAAAGGAATATGCTAGAGTGGGTAACTGCCTTAGATGCTGAAAAAACCTTAAAGAACTCACTGAAAAGTTATGTAATAAAGATGAGAACAGGTGTAATTGAAGCTATTGTATTGTTGGGAATTGCATTATTGTTTAAGCAGCAGTCAGTTATTCCAGCTTTCATAATTTCTGTTGCATGGCTTTTGTCCCCGTTTGTTGCTTACAAGGTAAGCCGTGAAGAGATAAAAACAGTTTATCCAATAAGCAATGAAGATTTGCTCGAACTTAGAGCAGTTGCCAGAAAGACATGGAGGTACTATGAAGAGTTTGTAAACAATAAGAATAATTATCTTGCACCGGATAACTACCAGGAAGACCCGCCAAATGGTATTGCATACAGAACATCTCCAACAAATATTGGGCTTGGAATGCTGGCTGCCTTATGTGCAAGGGACTTTGGTTATATTGGTACCGATGAGATGTATAAGATTGTTAAGAGAACAGTGAGTACCATTGAGAAAATGGACAAGTGGAATGGTCATCTATACAACTGGTATGATACACGTACGCTTAATACATTGAGACCAAGGTACATCTCCACTGTTGACAGCGGAAACTTTGTATGCTACCTCATTACTCTAAAAGAGGGGCTTATAGAGTATTTAAACAGACCTCTTATCGAAAAGGTACTTGTTAATGGAATAAAGGATACAGTCAATCTTAGCGGCAAGGAAACAGATGGAGTGTTCCTGGAAACAGATGAGCTTGACGACTTTGCTAAAAGCTTTGATGAAACAGGAAGATTTGACTTGGCCTTGTGGAGCAAAGCTTTAGACAGAATTGTACAGAACCAGAGAGATAAGGCTAGAAAGATTAATGCCTGGAGCCGTAAAGTTGATTATATGGTGTCAAACTTTAAGGAGGAGTTAAGAAATTACTATTCCTGGAGCTATTTGCTGTTTGAAGTTCCTGAAGAATTAAAAAATGGATCCCATAAGAATGAAATTGAAAAACCGATAAAAGCTATATTTGACCTGCTGAAGGTTAATGTTGCTCTGGTAAAATTGCCGGAGCACTACAGGGTGATAAATATCGAGATAGATAAACTTAACAAGAACATTGCAAAAAATAAGGAGAGTAGTTTTGTAAATATAAAAAATTGGCTGGACAGATTAAAGCATGAATTGGAAAAGTCGGCTCAAAATGTGGAACAGATTATTTCTAATTATCGATATTTAATTGACAGGATTGATAAAATATCCTGCGAAACAGAGTTTATTCATTTATATGACAATAAGAAGCAGCTTTTTTCAATAGGTTACAATATCGAAGAAAACAGTCTCACCAATTCATACTATGATTTGCTTGCATCCGAAGCTAGACAGACGAGTTATATCGCTATTGCAAGAGGCGAAGTAGACGCACAGCATTGGTTCAAATTAGGGAGGACTCTTACCCGCATAGACCGCTATAAAGGTATGATTTCATGGAGTGGAACAATGTTTGAATATCTGATGCCTTTGCTTATAATGAAAAGTGTAAAAAACACTTTATTGGATGAGACCTATTCGTTTGTTTTAAGGAGTCAGAAAAAATATGCAAAGCAGAGAAATGTTCCGTGGGGAACATCCGAGTCGGGATTTTATTCTTTTGATATAAAGCTTGATTATCAGTATAAGGCATTTGGAGTTCCGTGGCTTGGACTAAAAAGAGGATTGGCAGAAGATATGGTGGTAGCACCGTACTCTACTATGCTTGCTTTGCCGGTTGACCCGCATGATTCCGTCAGAAATCTAAAGAAATTGGCGGCAGAGGGAGCAAATGGACCCTATGGATACTATGAAGCGATTGATTATACACCTGAAAGGCTGCCAATCGGCTCTAAATACGGTATTGTAAAGAGTTATATGGCTCACCATCAGGGAATGAGCATACTGGCTCTAAATAACTATTTAAATGGAAATATAATGCAGAGGCGTTTCCATAATGACCCCGTAGTCGATGCAGCTAAACTGCTTCTTCAGGAAAAGGTACCGACGAATATTCTCTTTACAAAGGAGAATAAGGAGAGAATACTGCCATTTACTGATGTAACCTTTGATGTAGAAGATTCCTACAGAGAATACGATATGCCGGACTATGTTTTACCTAAGGCCCATATTTTATCAAATGGAAGCTACTCTGTAATGCTTACCGATAGGGGAACTGGATACAGCAGGAGTAATTTGTTTGATGTTACAAGGTGGAGAGAAGATATTACCCTTGATAATTACGGAGTATTTTTTTATGTAAGGAATACCAACACTAATGAAGTCTGGTCTTCTGCCTATGCTCCTGTAAGCAAGCGACCTGATAAGTATAAGGTGACATTTACTTCAGGGATGGCAAAATACCATAGAAAGGACGGAGACATTGACACAGTTACCGAAGTAGTTGTTAGTTCCGGTGACAATGCAGAAATAAGGCGAGTAACTTTTGTAAACCATGGAAGTGAAGCTTGTGTGCTGGAGGTCAGCAGTTATTTTGAACTTGTTTTGACACAGCATGGAGCGGATGTTGCTCATCCTGCATTCAGTAATCTTTTTATAAGAACGCAGTTTATTCCAGAATTAAACTGTCTTATAGCCAGCAGAAGACCGAGGTCAGAAAATGATAAAACAATGTGGGCAGTAAATGTACTGACTTTGGAAGGAGAGGCTTTAGGAGGGATACAATATGAAACAGACAGGTTCAAGTTTATTGGAAGAGGTCGGGATGTATCAGATCCTCAGGCCCTAGAACCAAGTAAACCTCTTTCAAACTCGGTTGGTGCTGTTTTAGACCCTATAATGGGGATACGCTATATGATAAGAATAGATCCGGGAAAGACTGCAAAACTAAATTTCATAGTTGCTTTAGCTGAAAGTCGTGAAGCAGTATTGGAAATAGCATCCAAATACTCAAATCATGACATAATCCCAGAGGAATTTAATCTTGCAGCAACAAGAAGCCGTGTGGAAGCCAGGTATTTGAATCTTAAGACTTCAGAGATTGAGTTTTATCAGGAATTGATTTCTCATATTTTGTTTATAAGTCCTGCGCAAAGGCTCAGGCAGGAGTGCATTATCAATAATACCAAAGGCCAGCCAGCATTGTGGCCGTATGGTATATCCGGAGATATACCAATAGTTTTGGTGAAATTGGAAAAGACCGATGAAATTGATATAATTTACGAAATATTAAAGGCTCATGAATACTGGAAATATAAAAACCTGAAAGTAGACCTGGTAATACTTAATGAGGAGGAAAACAGCTATACAAATCCGCTGAATGGTCTTATAGCAGATATCCTCTCTGCAAGCCATGCCCATGATATGATAAATAAACCTGGGGGAGTATTTGTCTTAAGAGAGAGTAATCTTCCTAAGGAAGATGTTAATCTGATTTGTGCGGCAGCAAGGATAGTACTCAGCGGTAATGCCGGGGATTTGAAGGAGCAGCTAAACGTTAAGTTAGACAATAAATTGCCTGAATTAAAGGTATATAAGGAAGTGCCTAAAGAATATGATCACAAGTCAGGTGAGGAGGTGGACCTGCAATTTTATAATGGTATTGGAGGTTTTAATAAAGATGGAAAGGAATATGAGATTTTTTTGAAAAATGGTGCTAGTACTCCTTTACCATGGTCAAACGTAATATCTAATCCCAAATTTGGATTTCTGGTTACAGAGTCAGGTTCAGGATATACATGGCATGAAAACAGCAGGGAGAACAAGCTGACTCCATGGTCAAACGATCCTGTATCTGATACACCGGGTGAGATAATCTATCTTTCTGACGATGCGACCGGAGAAATATGGAACATTACTCCGCTTCCTATACGTGAAAACGGCACGTATACAGTTATACATGGATTTGGATATAGTATATTCAGGCATTCGGCGCATGGATTCGAGCAGGAATTAACTCAGTTTGTACCTGTAAATGAAAATATAAAGCTTAGTCTGGTAAAATTAAAAAATGTATCTGATTCTTCGAGAGTAATCAGTTTATACTATTATATCAGACCGGTACTTGGTGTGAATGATCAAGTGACAGCTTCACATATAAGTACCCAAAAGCATGAATCCGGCGCAATACTTATAAGAAACACATATAATGAGGAGTTTTATGGAAGAGTGGCTTTTGTTGATACTTCTGCAAAGGAAAGAACTTTTACCTGTGACAGGAAGGAATTTTTCGGAGGAAGTACTCTCTCAGATCCACCCGGAATAAGGAGGGCTAAACTAACTGAAACAGCAGGGGCTGGGTTTGACCCCTGTACAGTTATATGCTCTGTTCTTAGTTTTAAGCCTGGGGAGGAAAAAGAGATTGTTTTTACGTTAGGTGAAGAAAAGAGTATTAAGACTGCGGAAGCATTGATTTTTAAATATAGAAAAAAAGATGAGGTAAAAAAGGCTCTTAAAGAAGTGGAGAAGTTTTGGAAGGAAAAGCTGGAAAGTCTCCAGTTTTCTACTCCAGATAGAGCCATGGATTATATGCTCAACGGATGGCTGTTATATCAAGCCCTATCATGTAGAATGTGGACCAGGACAGGATTTTATCAATCCGGTGGAGCATATGGATTCAGAGATCAATTGCAGGATTGTCTTTCAATTGCTCATATAATGCCGGAAATTACCAGGGAGCAGATCCTTCTGCATTCAAAGCACCAGTTCGTTGAAGGTGATGTGCAGCACTGGTGGCACGAAGAAAAGTACAAAGGCACAAGGACAAGATTTTCAGATGACCTCTTATGGATGCCGTATGTTGCTGCTGAGTATATAAGAATTACCGGTGATACAGATATACTAAAGGTAGAGACGCCATTTCTGGAAGATGAGCCGCTGAAGGATTTTGAAGATGAGAGCTACAGGGTTCCTAGAATTTCGAACCAGATATCATCAATATATGACCACTGCATAAGAGCTATTGAAAGGTCTTTAAAATTCGGGGACCACGGCATTCCGTTAATTGGCTCGGGAGACTGGAATGATGGTATGAATACGGTTGGAAACAAGGGCAGGGGAGAAAGTGTATGGTTGGGATGGTTTTTGTACTCAATACTTATGAAATTTGCACCTATATGCAGGGATATGGGAGAAGAAGACCGTGCCGAGAGGTATATATCAATTGCAAAAGATATCGCTAGATCTATTGAAGAGAATGCATGGGATGGCAACTGGTATAGAAGAGCATACTTTGACAATGGACATCCACTTGGTTCCATTCAAAATAGTGAATGTCAGATTGATTCTCTTGCACAATCATGGGCAGTTATATCGGGTGCAGGCGACAGGGATAGAATAAACACAGCAATGAATGCTCTGGAAAATTACCTTATCAAGAGGGATGAAGGACTTATAAAATTGCTTACTCCACCCTTTGACGAAGGTGATTTGGAACCGGGGTATATAAAAAGTTATGTTCCTGGAGTACGTGAAAATGGAGGTCAGTATACCCATGCAGCCTCCTGGGTTGTTATGGCAGTTGCTCTTTTGGGAGATGGGGATAAAGCTTCAGAATTATTTGGACTGCTAAATCCTATAAATCATGCAAAAACCTACATGGAATACTCCAAATACAAGGTAGAACCATATGTGTTGGCCGCTGATGTCTACTCGGTAGAACCTCATACCGGCAGAGGCGGTTGGACCTGGTATACCGGAGCTGCTGGCTGGATGTACAGGGTAGGCATGGAATACATTCTGGGATTTAAAAAGAACGGAGATGGTCTGTCAATTGACCCATGCATTCCAAAAGGGTGGACCGGATTTGATATTAAATACAAGTATAAGGACACTTTCTACCGTATTGCAGTAAAAAACCCTGATGGGGTAAACAAAGGCATCAGAAAGATTATTGTAGATGAAAAGGAACTTAATAGAAGCATCATTGAGCTTATTGATGATAAAAAGGAGCATAGTGTGGAAGTGATTATGGGAAGGGAGTAA